In Parachlamydiales bacterium, a single window of DNA contains:
- a CDS encoding DUF87 domain-containing protein: protein MFSSATYEKLGVFYIGKKVEESKDAPLLLNSSQLTTHAVILGMTGSGKTGLGIDILEDAAIDKIPALIIDPKGDMGNLLLTFPHLSKEEFLPWIDPQEAERANLTPEQFAEKTAKKWKDGLASWGEDSSRIANLKSSVEYAIYTPANSSGRPISILSSFSAPSPDLIKDEAALRDRVMTASSGLLTLVGINADPLKSREHILLSRILEDAWKSGKNLSLPDIINAIQKPSFDKVGVMDVDTFYPAKDRLELSMTLNNLLAAPGFSAWMEGEPLDIQRLLYTDEGKPRHSILSIAHLQDNERMFFVTLLLNEIVTWLRRQPGTTSLRALLYMDEIFGYFPPSSMPPSKMPMLTLLKQARAYGFGVILATQNPVDLDYKGLANCGLWFIGKLQTDRDRSRVIEGLQSGTNSTLAEKLKKCGSRIFLLHSIYEQEPILFETRWTLSYLRGPLTLPQIASLTPQIDKITAAVNQIPQAPSAPARTQKPIVIQDYEEYFVAKKNARGDVEYMPLLIGIAKIHYTSSKNNIDQWSNISLVAPFSADNREVDWGKGESMPDIFSLVSKEQPQDASFREIPSILKNFKDIQKDFQQYLYEFKTLDLLSYPELKMNASSDQTEGDFRAAVALKLREQRDVEVTSIREKYRAKIDTLKDKIDKAQTKVDKQQTQSWQNIFSSIISFLSTLLGAFMGRGMTKGTLNQAGTAMRRAGKIGQSREEVTYAEGSLEKLKQQQQELEDSMQTELSAIQQNVDPTALDIKKIPIAPKKSDISVQTIALVWWPAK, encoded by the coding sequence ATGTTTAGCAGCGCCACATATGAAAAGCTAGGTGTCTTCTACATTGGAAAAAAGGTGGAAGAATCTAAAGATGCGCCTCTATTATTGAATTCAAGCCAATTGACCACGCATGCGGTCATATTAGGCATGACAGGAAGCGGTAAAACAGGCCTAGGCATTGACATATTAGAAGACGCTGCAATAGATAAGATTCCTGCGCTTATTATTGATCCAAAAGGCGATATGGGCAACTTATTGCTCACATTTCCCCATCTTTCAAAAGAAGAATTCCTGCCCTGGATTGATCCTCAAGAGGCTGAGAGGGCTAATCTCACGCCGGAACAATTTGCCGAAAAAACCGCAAAGAAATGGAAAGACGGCTTAGCTTCCTGGGGTGAAGACAGCTCCCGCATAGCAAACCTTAAATCTTCCGTCGAATATGCCATTTATACTCCTGCGAATTCTTCAGGACGCCCCATTTCCATCCTATCATCTTTCTCGGCGCCTTCTCCGGATTTAATTAAAGATGAAGCCGCCCTCCGTGATAGGGTAATGACTGCTTCCTCAGGGCTACTGACTCTTGTCGGCATTAATGCCGATCCTTTAAAAAGCCGCGAGCATATCCTCCTTTCACGCATCTTAGAAGATGCTTGGAAATCAGGAAAAAACCTCTCCCTTCCCGATATCATCAATGCTATCCAAAAACCTTCCTTTGACAAGGTAGGTGTGATGGATGTTGATACCTTTTATCCCGCGAAAGACCGTTTGGAATTGTCCATGACGCTGAATAATCTTCTGGCAGCTCCCGGCTTCAGCGCTTGGATGGAAGGCGAGCCTTTAGATATACAGCGCCTCCTCTATACTGATGAAGGAAAACCGCGCCACAGTATCCTCTCCATAGCTCATTTACAGGACAATGAACGCATGTTCTTTGTCACCCTTCTGCTTAATGAGATCGTCACATGGCTAAGGCGCCAGCCGGGTACTACCTCATTAAGAGCGCTTCTTTATATGGACGAGATCTTCGGCTATTTTCCTCCAAGTAGCATGCCCCCCTCAAAAATGCCGATGCTTACACTACTTAAACAAGCCCGTGCTTATGGCTTTGGTGTGATTTTGGCTACGCAAAACCCTGTAGACTTAGATTATAAAGGATTGGCTAACTGCGGCCTATGGTTTATTGGTAAACTTCAAACCGATAGGGACCGCTCACGTGTGATAGAAGGGCTACAATCAGGGACAAATTCTACATTAGCCGAAAAACTAAAAAAATGTGGAAGCCGCATTTTTCTTCTTCACAGCATCTATGAACAGGAACCTATCCTCTTTGAAACACGCTGGACCTTATCTTATCTCCGTGGGCCTTTGACCTTGCCTCAGATAGCGTCTCTGACTCCACAGATAGACAAGATCACGGCCGCTGTTAACCAGATACCTCAGGCACCGTCAGCACCTGCAAGAACACAAAAGCCCATCGTAATCCAAGATTATGAAGAATATTTTGTGGCTAAAAAGAATGCTAGAGGCGATGTAGAATACATGCCGCTGTTAATTGGAATTGCTAAGATCCACTACACCAGTTCAAAAAACAATATCGACCAATGGTCTAATATTTCTCTTGTAGCACCCTTTTCAGCAGATAATAGAGAAGTAGACTGGGGTAAGGGAGAGTCGATGCCTGACATCTTCTCCCTTGTTTCCAAAGAACAGCCTCAAGATGCCTCTTTCAGGGAAATTCCTTCCATCTTGAAGAATTTCAAAGATATACAGAAAGATTTCCAACAATACCTCTATGAATTTAAAACACTAGACCTTCTCTCTTATCCCGAACTGAAGATGAATGCCTCTTCCGACCAGACAGAAGGAGATTTTAGAGCAGCTGTAGCGCTTAAACTACGCGAACAACGCGATGTGGAAGTAACATCCATCCGTGAAAAATATCGAGCCAAAATCGACACACTTAAAGATAAAATAGATAAAGCCCAGACAAAAGTTGATAAACAGCAGACACAGTCATGGCAAAATATTTTCAGCTCCATCATCTCTTTCTTATCCACTCTTTTAGGAGCATTTATGGGAAGGGGGATGACGAAGGGGACTCTTAACCAGGCTGGCACAGCTATGCGTCGCGCAGGGAAAATTGGCCAATCCAGAGAGGAAGTCACCTATGCAGAAGGTTCGTTAGAAAAACTAAAACAGCAGCAGCAAGAATTAGAAGACTCAATGC